A genomic window from Pecten maximus chromosome 4, xPecMax1.1, whole genome shotgun sequence includes:
- the LOC117325290 gene encoding uncharacterized protein LOC117325290: MTGYIYFQIKMAATVKMLVFISLLVQPCALSNDTTQWAFNMTEHILNKTHQMLIMDQLLYCTSQRLCSIGNVKENRSTLSCCVPCSCEDTCVITGSCCIDKALAGDSLDVLYQKGSSCVLSQLKPFEENGLNTMDHYLMIGDCQKTFVDENIARKCRSGNVTPTDVTNYLPVSSVRTNETYRNRYCGYCNWEHDKDLINWKTSFSCRGSQFVFPHQARELFSFIINEDGCNLFYHPPDVPVPFPCEDETYMYTECNVTGLWTEYNRDIDWACRHYRNTYEYADTYYKNVFCYICNTNASIIPSCVFGYTIAGGGRGGGINLGLTSFAALFNFIQDSSTVQAKDTTQVCAPNFLFDTYKNICREITCSPPFRYSNGVCENAFSNVASQRYEMFLRFNTLPSYHTNCDLCLRLTPRLIQEYVKTHLILIGYYKYVCGLTVLFPSNNCSSETIINTDYLVIHVELFVQDYHDPKEVAENLLDTSALHIESGTNTGPLLCTDLKPEVVGGNFYEFESSSNKFRIVFPLDRQYRDPSNGDKMNIETYDEISYCPFKPWVSRLVPTFLCPHVNISLNDYNVTRHSNKVCFDMHNSCFQPEKCIFSDDMSSVLICADTFFASHLPDNIVSREEDLGKVLVSLVCSSLSVICLIVTMVTYILFPVLRTLPGLFTMALCATLTVAHVLFTFGAGAVKIGFLCEVFGITIHLTMLASVFIMNVCSIHMFRVFNHLDRQYVLTEEEKRRHFVISLVYSYGGSALFVLGRSVYSVVTNGRSGYGIRICFINDTNALLYSFTLPVMVLVVANIVMFCIVIVKVSQLPDMSRSSTCRHHSKRFLIYVKLSTLTGVAWLFGFIAEIFNQDVFVYLFIVLLAGQGVFIMLSFVCNKRVYELYIAYKKRGINSSRGHTILDPTLSNSSVSQSRNPHTKDTTLTEVGHDKSCLTVQDNHPLELSSRL; encoded by the exons ATGACggggtatatatattttcagataaaaatgGCAGCAACTGTAAAGATGTtggtgtttatttcattattggTCCAACCATGTGCCCTCTCTAACGACACCACGCAATGGGCATTcaacatgacagaacacatactaAATAAAACCCATCAAATGTTGATCATGGATCAGCTGTTATACTGTACCTCCCAGCGTCTGTGTAGTATAGGAAATGTAAAGGAAAATAGAAGCACTCTAAGTTGCTGTGTACCCTGTTCCTGTGAGGATACATGTGTGATAACAGGAAGTTGTTGTATAGACAAAGCACTAGCAGGGGATAGTTTAGATGTTCTATATCAAAAAGGAAGTTCTTGTGTTCTATCGCAACTTAAACCTTTTGAAGAAAACGGACTGAACACAATGGATCATTACCTGATGATAGGCGATTGTCAGAAAACGTTTGTGGATGAGAACATAGCCAGAAAGTGCCGTAGTGGAAACGTTACGCCGACAGATGTGACAAATTATCTGCCTGTTTCCTCTGTAAGAACAAACGAGACTTATCGTAACAGGTACTGTGGATACTGTAACTGGGAACATGACAAGGACttgatcaattggaaaacaagtTTTAGCTGTCGGGGAAGTCAGTTTGTGTTTCCACATCAAGCCAGAGAGTTGTTCAGTTTCATTATTAACGAAGATGGCTGCAATTTATTTTACCACCCTCCAGATGTTCCCGTTCCATTTCCCTGTGAAGATGAAACCTATATGTATACAGAGTGTAACGTCACTGGTCTCTGGACAGAATATAACCGTGACATAGACTGGGCGTGTAGACACTATCGAAATACCTATGAATATGCTGATACATATTACAAGAACGTCTTCTGCTATATTTGTAACACTAATGCTTCAATAATCCCCTCATGCGTATTTGGATATACAATTGCGGGAGGTGGGCGAGGAGGCGGAATTAACCTAGGTTTAACATCGTTTGCAGCATTGTTTAATTTCATACAGGATTCTTCAACTGTGCAAGCAAAGGACACCACCCAAGTATGCGCCCCGAATTTCCTTTTTGACACTTACAAG AACATTTGCCGCGAGATCACCTGCTCACCACCGTTCAGATACAGCAATGGAGTGTGTGAAAATGCCTTCAGCAATGTAGCTTCGCAGAGATACGAGATGTTCCTTAGATTCAATACATTGCCATCCTACCATACGAATTGTGACCTGTGTCTTCGCCTTACACCTCGTCTGATCCAGGAATATGTGAAAACGCACTTGATACTTATTGGTTATTATAAATATGTCTGTGGTTTAACTGTCCTGTTTCCTAGTAACAACTGTTCCAGTGAGACAATAATCAATACAGACTATCTAGTCATTCACGTGGAACTCTTTGTGCAAGATTACCACGATCCCAAGGAAGTAGCAGAGAACCTTCTGGATACATCTGCGCTCCATATTGAATCCGGAACCAATACAGGACCTTTGCTTTGTACTGACTTAAAACCGGAAGTAGTTGGCGGTAATTTTTATGAGTTCGAATCTAGTTCCAACAAATTTAGGATAGTATTTCCGCtagacagacaatacagagaTCCTTCAAATGGAgataaaatgaatattgaaaCTTATGATGAAATTAGCTATTGTCCTTTCAAACCGTGGGTATCACGGTTGGTACCAACCTTTTTATGTCCACATGTGAACATATCTCTGaatgattataatgtaacacgTCACTCTAACAAGGTGTGCTTTGATATGCATAACTCCTGTTTTCAGCCAGAAAAATGCATCTTCTCTGACGATATGTCGTCTGTCCTGATTTGTGCAGATACATTTTTTGCATCTCATTTGCCAGATAACATTGTTTCACGTGAAGAAGATTTAGGTAAAGTATTAGTGTCTCTCGTGTGTTCAAGTTTGTCAGTTATATGTCTTATCGTAACTATGGTAACGTATATTCTGTTTCCAGTTTTAAGGACACTTCCTGGACTTTTCACAATGGCTTTGTGCGCAACACTGACTGTCGCTCATGTCCTGTTTACCTTTGGAGCCGGTGCTGTCAAGATCGGTTTCTTGTGTGAAGTATTTGGAATTACAATCCATTTGACAATGTTAGCAAGTGTATTTATCATGAACGTATGTTCAATACATATGTTCCGCGTATTTAATCATTTAGACAGGCAATACGTTTTGACAGAGGAAGAAAAAAGACGCCATTTTGTAATATCTCTTGTTTACAGTTACGGCGGCAGCGCATTATTCGTCCTGGGTCGAAGTGTGTACAGCGTCGTAACTAACGGAAGGTCTGGTTACGGAATCCGGATATGTTTTATTAACGACACGAATGCTCTATTGTATAGTTTCACACTACCGGTTATGGTACTCGTTGTAGCAAATATTGTAATGTTCTGTATTGTAATAGTTAAAGTCAGCCAGCTTCCGGATATGTCCAGGTCCTCAACCTGTCGCCATCACTCGAAACGATTTTTAATTTATGTAAAGCTTTCAACTCTGACAGGAGTGGCCTGGCTGTTTGGTTTTATTGCTGAAATTTTCAATCAGGATGtttttgtatatctatttatCGTTTTGCTCGCTGGACAAGGCGTGTTCATCATGCTCTCGTTTGTATGCAATAAGAGGGTTTACGAACTCTATATTGCATACAAGAAAAGGGGCATTAATTCATCGAGAGGTCATACAATATTAGACCCTACTTTATCTAACAGTTCTGTTTCTCAGTCCAGAAATCCCCATACAAAAGATACAACATTAACCGAGGTTGGACATGATAAAAGTTGTCTTACTGTGCAAGATAATCACCCTCTCGAATTGAGCTCGCGTCTCTGA